A region of Paenibacillus sp. 37 DNA encodes the following proteins:
- the cmk gene encoding (d)CMP kinase: MASQNTSENGKMNVAIDGPAGAGKSTVARLVAEALAYVYVDTGAMYRAVTLHMLRKDIAPEEVAQVLQEAQKLVIDLQPDPDGQKVFCNGEEVTSEIRSREVTGIVSRYAQIEGLRTQLVDTQRQMALRKGVVMDGRDIGTTVLPDAEVKIFMTASVEERALRRFKELDPSEGLTLQQLERDIATRDRLDENREISPLRCAEDAIVLDTTEMNIHEVVDKIVSYCTMVRGEIGL, translated from the coding sequence TTGGCAAGCCAGAACACATCAGAGAACGGGAAAATGAACGTTGCAATTGACGGACCTGCCGGTGCCGGGAAAAGCACGGTGGCCCGATTGGTTGCAGAGGCGCTCGCGTATGTATACGTCGATACAGGCGCAATGTACCGTGCGGTAACCTTGCACATGCTTCGGAAAGATATTGCGCCGGAAGAAGTGGCACAGGTACTTCAGGAAGCCCAAAAGCTGGTCATTGATTTACAACCGGATCCCGACGGACAGAAAGTGTTCTGTAATGGGGAAGAAGTAACCTCGGAAATCCGCTCCCGTGAAGTGACGGGAATCGTGTCCCGATATGCGCAAATCGAGGGGCTGCGTACGCAATTAGTGGATACTCAGCGGCAAATGGCTTTGCGCAAGGGCGTCGTCATGGATGGACGCGATATCGGAACGACAGTACTGCCCGATGCGGAAGTGAAAATCTTCATGACTGCCAGTGTCGAAGAGCGTGCACTTCGCCGCTTCAAAGAACTGGACCCCTCTGAAGGACTGACGTTGCAACAGCTGGAGCGAGATATTGCCACCCGTGACAGATTGGATGAGAATCGGGAAATTTCCCCATTGCGTTGTGCTGAGGATGCTATCGTCCTTGATACAACGGAGATGAACATTCATGAAGTGGTTGACAAAATCGTATCTTATTGCACAATGGTCAGAGGAGAGATCGGTCTATGA
- a CDS encoding lysophospholipid acyltransferase family protein — translation MIYTFCSTLLRIIYTILFRLEAVGRENIPKEGGVLLCSNHISNLDPPTVGIKIRRQVRFMAKSELFEIPVLGRIIKAVGAFPVKRGGVSKESIKTSLNILRDGQVLGIFPSGSRHNDGGIGKKGAASFALRSGATVIPTAIIGNYKVFRKMKVVYGAPVSLDEFKEDPSGEALEKATEKIMSKINEMVQTGVPSK, via the coding sequence ATGATTTACACATTTTGCAGCACATTACTGCGGATCATTTATACCATTCTTTTCCGATTGGAGGCCGTTGGACGGGAGAATATTCCGAAAGAAGGCGGCGTACTTTTATGTTCCAATCATATTAGTAACCTCGATCCTCCAACCGTTGGTATCAAAATTCGCCGTCAGGTGCGTTTCATGGCCAAAAGCGAATTGTTTGAAATTCCGGTACTCGGCCGAATTATTAAAGCCGTGGGCGCTTTCCCCGTTAAACGTGGAGGTGTCAGCAAGGAATCCATCAAAACCTCACTCAATATTTTGCGTGATGGTCAAGTGCTTGGAATCTTCCCCTCGGGAAGCCGTCACAATGATGGAGGTATCGGCAAAAAAGGGGCAGCGAGTTTTGCTCTCCGCAGTGGCGCTACAGTTATTCCTACTGCTATTATCGGTAACTACAAAGTTTTTCGTAAGATGAAAGTTGTATATGGAGCACCAGTAAGTTTGGACGAGTTCAAGGAAGACCCATCTGGAGAAGCTCTGGAGAAGGCGACTGAAAAGATTATGTCCAAGATTAACGAAATGGTGCAAACGGGCGTGCCAAGCAAGTAA
- the rpsA gene encoding 30S ribosomal protein S1: MSEEMKNQEATQDELDQFVSLKKGDTVKGTIVKLEDNQAYVSIGYKYDGVIPIRELSSLHVDSASDAVEVGQEVEAKVLSIDDEKEKLVLSKRAIDSENAWDQLQKHFEDQDVFEVVVGDVVKGGLVADVGVRGFIPASMVERHFVEDFSDYKGRTLRVKVKEIDRENNKVILSQKDVLEQEFEANKATVMAGLQEGQVIEGTVQRLTQFGAFVDVGGVDGLVHVSELAWTHVEKPSDVLSEGDKVSVKVLKVDPEKGKISLSMKAVQPGPWETASEKFNSSDIVTGVVKRLVDFGAFVEIAPGVEGLVHISQISHKHIGTPHEVLKEGQEVQVKILDMNPSEQRVSLSIKETEEAPAQPQKSERPSRNNAPREEINNPNVSLNNQGMSTTLGELFGDKLSKFK, translated from the coding sequence ATGTCGGAAGAAATGAAAAATCAAGAAGCAACCCAAGATGAGTTGGATCAATTCGTTTCCTTGAAAAAAGGAGATACCGTAAAAGGAACCATCGTCAAATTGGAAGATAACCAAGCCTATGTGAGCATTGGATATAAATATGACGGTGTCATTCCAATTCGTGAACTGTCTTCATTACATGTTGACAGCGCGTCTGACGCAGTAGAAGTTGGACAAGAAGTTGAAGCTAAAGTTCTTAGCATCGACGACGAGAAAGAAAAACTCGTTCTGTCCAAACGTGCAATCGACAGCGAAAACGCATGGGATCAATTGCAAAAGCATTTTGAAGACCAAGACGTATTCGAAGTTGTTGTAGGTGATGTTGTTAAAGGCGGTCTGGTAGCAGACGTGGGCGTACGTGGATTTATCCCGGCTTCCATGGTTGAACGCCATTTCGTTGAAGACTTCAGCGACTACAAAGGACGCACACTGCGTGTTAAAGTGAAAGAGATCGACCGTGAGAACAACAAAGTGATCCTTTCCCAAAAAGACGTACTGGAGCAAGAATTCGAAGCAAACAAAGCTACAGTAATGGCTGGTTTGCAAGAAGGTCAAGTGATCGAAGGTACAGTACAACGTTTGACTCAATTCGGTGCATTCGTTGATGTGGGCGGAGTTGACGGTTTGGTTCACGTATCCGAGCTGGCTTGGACACACGTTGAAAAACCATCCGACGTACTGTCTGAAGGTGATAAAGTTAGTGTGAAAGTGCTGAAAGTTGACCCTGAAAAAGGCAAAATCAGCCTGAGCATGAAAGCTGTTCAACCAGGTCCTTGGGAAACAGCAAGCGAAAAATTCAATTCCAGCGATATCGTAACAGGTGTTGTAAAACGTCTGGTAGACTTCGGTGCATTTGTTGAAATCGCTCCTGGTGTTGAGGGACTTGTGCATATCTCGCAAATCTCCCACAAACACATCGGCACTCCTCATGAAGTGCTGAAAGAAGGACAGGAAGTTCAAGTTAAAATCTTGGACATGAACCCTTCTGAGCAACGTGTAAGCTTGAGCATCAAAGAAACAGAAGAAGCTCCAGCTCAACCACAAAAATCAGAAAGACCTTCAAGAAACAACGCTCCGCGTGAAGAAATCAACAATCCAAACGTTTCCTTGAACAATCAAGGTATGAGCACTACGCTTGGCGAACTGTTTGGAGACAAACTCAGCAAATTCAAATAA